One window of Candidatus Methylomirabilota bacterium genomic DNA carries:
- a CDS encoding CoA transferase, with the protein MDAPLARLLVADLTQNVAGPTCTQILGDMGADVIKVERPGRGDDARAWAPPFWGEESATFMSFNRSKRSLAVDMKAPEGRAILERLIGRADVLVQSLRAGAIEELGLGWERAHALNPRLVYCSITAFGTDGPLSDRPGYDPLMQAYGGIMSVNGHAGQPPARVPVSLVDMGTGMWAAIAILGALRERERTGRGANVTTALFETALAWTTFQMTHYFANGEIPQPQGSGTAMICPYEAFPTRDAWVMIAAASDALFVKAAAALGAPELPRDARFADNPARVAHRGELLEALSRITRELSSADVLARLQGAGVPCAPILTLDRVAAEPQTEASGMLISAKHPRLPDYRTVGLPIRWDGERPGVTRVPPLLGEHTAEVLGTLGYDEAAIRSLVERHVVQL; encoded by the coding sequence ATGGACGCTCCCCTCGCCCGTCTCCTCGTCGCCGACCTCACCCAGAACGTGGCCGGCCCCACCTGCACCCAGATCCTGGGCGATATGGGCGCGGACGTGATCAAGGTCGAGCGTCCCGGGCGCGGCGATGACGCGCGGGCCTGGGCGCCGCCCTTCTGGGGCGAGGAGAGCGCCACCTTCATGAGCTTCAATCGCAGCAAGCGGAGCCTCGCGGTAGACATGAAGGCTCCCGAGGGCCGGGCCATCCTCGAGCGGCTCATCGGTCGCGCCGACGTCCTCGTGCAGTCGCTGCGCGCGGGGGCCATCGAGGAGCTGGGGCTTGGCTGGGAGCGCGCGCACGCCCTCAATCCGCGCCTCGTCTATTGCTCGATCACGGCCTTCGGCACGGATGGCCCGCTCAGCGACCGGCCCGGGTACGACCCGCTCATGCAAGCCTATGGCGGCATCATGTCCGTCAATGGCCATGCGGGCCAGCCGCCCGCGCGCGTGCCCGTCTCCCTCGTGGACATGGGCACGGGCATGTGGGCAGCCATCGCCATCCTGGGCGCCTTGCGCGAGCGCGAGCGCACGGGCCGCGGCGCCAACGTGACGACGGCGCTCTTCGAGACGGCCCTGGCCTGGACCACTTTTCAGATGACGCACTACTTCGCCAACGGCGAGATCCCGCAGCCCCAGGGCTCCGGCACCGCGATGATCTGCCCCTACGAGGCCTTCCCGACCCGTGATGCCTGGGTCATGATCGCCGCGGCCTCCGACGCGCTCTTCGTCAAGGCGGCGGCGGCGCTCGGCGCCCCCGAGCTGCCGCGCGACGCGCGCTTCGCCGACAATCCCGCGCGCGTCGCGCATCGCGGCGAGCTCCTCGAGGCCCTCTCACGGATCACGCGCGAGCTCTCGAGCGCCGATGTCCTCGCGCGGCTCCAGGGTGCCGGCGTCCCGTGCGCGCCCATCCTCACGCTCGATCGTGTCGCCGCCGAGCCCCAGACGGAAGCGAGCGGCATGCTCATCTCCGCCAAGCATCCCCGGCTGCCGGACTACCGGACGGTCGGGCTGCCCATACGCTGGGACGGCGAGCGGCCAGGCGTGACCCGCGTGCCGCCGCTGCTCGGCGAGCACACGGCCGAGGTGCTCGGCACTCTCGGCTATGACGAGGCGGCCATCCGGTCGCTGGTGGAGCGCCATGTCGTCCAGCTATAA
- a CDS encoding enoyl-CoA hydratase-related protein: MSSSYKTINVSASPDGYVVTVELNRPEALNAMNTAMGEDLLRCFEGFPWDKAARCVVFTGAGLKAFCVGGDLKEREGMTEETWRAQHAIFEAAAAKVLHCPIPVIAAVEGFAMGGGCELAVLSDFIVASETAVFAVPEVTRGIFPGIGGTQLLPRIIGAPLAKEMIFTGRRVPAAEAKAIGLVNHLVPAGQARTKALEIAQVIADNGPIAVRQAKKAVSWGSETDLETGMALAIEAYNVTVTTDDRLEGVRAFNEKRKPNFKGK, translated from the coding sequence ATGTCGTCCAGCTATAAGACGATCAACGTCTCGGCCTCGCCCGATGGCTACGTGGTCACCGTCGAGCTCAACCGGCCCGAGGCGCTCAACGCCATGAACACGGCCATGGGCGAAGACCTGTTGCGGTGCTTCGAGGGCTTCCCGTGGGACAAGGCCGCGCGCTGCGTGGTCTTCACGGGCGCAGGCCTCAAGGCCTTCTGCGTGGGCGGTGACTTGAAAGAGCGCGAGGGCATGACCGAAGAGACCTGGCGCGCTCAGCACGCCATCTTCGAGGCGGCCGCGGCCAAGGTGCTCCACTGCCCCATACCGGTGATCGCCGCCGTCGAAGGCTTTGCCATGGGCGGCGGCTGCGAGCTGGCCGTGCTCTCCGATTTCATCGTGGCCTCGGAGACGGCCGTCTTCGCGGTGCCCGAGGTGACGCGCGGGATCTTTCCCGGCATCGGGGGGACGCAATTGCTCCCGCGCATCATCGGCGCGCCGCTCGCCAAGGAGATGATCTTCACGGGGCGCCGCGTGCCCGCGGCCGAGGCCAAGGCCATCGGCCTCGTGAATCATCTCGTGCCCGCCGGCCAGGCACGGACCAAGGCCCTGGAGATCGCCCAGGTCATCGCCGACAACGGTCCCATCGCCGTCCGCCAGGCCAAGAAGGCCGTGAGCTGGGGGAGCGAGACCGACCTCGAGACGGGCATGGCCCTGGCCATCGAGGCCTACAATGTCACCGTCACCACCGACGACAGGCTCGAGGGTGTGCGCGCGTTCAACGAGAAGCGAAAACCCAACTTCAAAGGCAAGTAG
- a CDS encoding acyl-CoA dehydrogenase family protein encodes MSFALTDDQKALKTAVYDLCKQYTGEYWRELDAKREYPDAFINDLTKAGYLAVLIPQEYGGAGLGVMEAALILEEINRSGGNGGACHAQMYIMGTVLRHGSEQQKRQYLPKIATGELRLQAFGVTEPNAGSDTTKLQTTATKKGDRYVVNGQKMFISRVLQSDLMLLLARTTPVDQVKKKTDGLSVFLIDIREAKGKGLDVRPLRMMMNHSTNALFFDNLEIPADSLIGQEGHGFSYILDGMNAERILVASDSLGDARWFIEKAVAYSSQRVIFGKPIGANQGVQFPIAKAHMAIEAADLMRTKAAKLFDADIPCGPEANMAKYLASEAAIEAGNACIDCHGGYGFAEEYDIERKFRESRLYRAAPINNNLIMAYVGEHVLGMPRSY; translated from the coding sequence ATGAGCTTCGCGCTGACCGACGATCAGAAGGCCCTCAAGACGGCGGTCTACGACCTCTGCAAGCAGTACACGGGCGAATACTGGCGCGAGCTGGACGCCAAGCGCGAGTACCCGGACGCGTTCATCAACGATCTGACCAAGGCCGGGTACCTGGCCGTGCTGATCCCGCAGGAGTACGGCGGGGCGGGCCTCGGCGTCATGGAGGCGGCCCTCATCCTGGAAGAGATCAACCGCTCGGGGGGCAACGGCGGCGCCTGCCACGCGCAGATGTACATCATGGGCACGGTGCTGCGCCATGGCTCCGAGCAGCAGAAGCGGCAGTACCTGCCGAAGATCGCCACGGGCGAGCTGCGCTTGCAGGCCTTCGGGGTCACCGAGCCGAACGCAGGATCGGACACGACGAAGCTGCAGACCACGGCGACCAAGAAGGGCGATCGCTACGTGGTCAATGGCCAGAAGATGTTCATCTCCCGCGTGCTCCAGTCCGACCTCATGCTCCTGCTCGCCCGGACCACGCCCGTGGATCAGGTGAAGAAGAAGACGGATGGGCTCAGCGTCTTTCTCATCGACATCCGCGAGGCGAAGGGCAAGGGCCTCGACGTGCGGCCCCTCCGGATGATGATGAACCACTCGACCAACGCGCTCTTCTTCGACAACCTGGAGATCCCCGCCGACAGCCTCATCGGCCAGGAGGGGCACGGCTTCTCCTACATCCTCGACGGCATGAACGCCGAGCGCATCCTCGTGGCCTCAGACTCGCTGGGCGACGCGCGGTGGTTCATCGAGAAAGCCGTGGCTTACTCGAGCCAGCGCGTCATCTTCGGCAAACCCATCGGGGCCAACCAGGGCGTCCAGTTCCCCATCGCCAAGGCGCACATGGCCATCGAGGCCGCCGACCTCATGCGCACCAAGGCCGCCAAGCTCTTCGATGCGGACATCCCGTGCGGGCCGGAGGCGAACATGGCCAAGTACCTCGCCTCGGAGGCGGCCATCGAGGCGGGCAACGCGTGCATCGACTGCCACGGCGGCTATGGCTTCGCGGAGGAATACGACATCGAGCGCAAGTTCCGCGAGTCGCGCCTCTACCGCGCGGCCCCCATCAACAACAACCTGATCATGGCCTACGTCGGGGAGCACGTCCTCGGCATGCCCCGCTCCTACTAG
- a CDS encoding MBL fold metallo-hydrolase produces MSLPEVDRLSVTTVVDNFIDNLRADDRIAKRFTHAQARRMPTLRAEHGLGHWVEVERGGKSRRIAFDFGLTGESYTHNFLELGLEAGMVDAVALSHGHMDHYGGLGSFLKTYRRRMRNDVVFYGGRDHFLPRYHERNNERVYIGRLDRDELERYDLEVRVVEKPTVLPEGVLLSGEMHETVPFEVIPPSLKVERDGQVVQDTFIGEQALIANVRNRGLVVVTSCSHRGIVGICRHAVKVSGVPKVHAVIGGFHLSGLTGERITQVVDAFRDLGMDYLIPQHCTGLEAVIQMAVHLPKELVVSSVGSTFTFGA; encoded by the coding sequence GTGAGCCTGCCTGAAGTCGATCGGCTGTCCGTCACCACGGTGGTGGACAACTTCATCGACAACCTGCGCGCCGACGACCGGATCGCCAAGCGCTTCACCCACGCCCAGGCACGCCGCATGCCCACCTTGAGGGCCGAGCACGGCCTGGGCCACTGGGTCGAGGTGGAGCGCGGCGGCAAGAGCCGGCGCATCGCCTTCGATTTCGGGCTCACGGGCGAGAGCTACACGCACAACTTCCTCGAGCTGGGGCTCGAGGCGGGGATGGTAGACGCGGTGGCCCTGAGTCACGGGCACATGGACCACTACGGCGGCCTCGGCAGCTTCCTCAAGACCTATCGCCGGCGGATGAGGAATGACGTCGTCTTCTACGGCGGCCGCGACCACTTCCTGCCGCGCTACCACGAGCGGAACAATGAGCGTGTGTATATCGGCCGGCTCGATCGCGACGAGCTGGAGCGTTACGATCTCGAGGTGCGCGTGGTCGAGAAGCCGACGGTACTGCCGGAGGGCGTGCTCCTGAGCGGGGAGATGCACGAGACGGTACCCTTCGAGGTCATTCCTCCCTCGCTCAAGGTGGAGCGCGACGGCCAGGTCGTCCAGGACACCTTCATCGGCGAGCAGGCCCTCATCGCCAACGTCAGGAACCGGGGTCTCGTGGTCGTCACCTCGTGCTCCCACCGCGGCATCGTCGGCATCTGCCGGCACGCCGTCAAGGTCTCGGGCGTTCCCAAGGTCCATGCCGTCATCGGGGGCTTCCACCTCTCGGGACTCACGGGCGAGCGCATCACCCAGGTGGTGGACGCCTTCCGCGACCTGGGCATGGACTACCTGATCCCCCAGCACTGCACGGGGCTCGAAGCCGTCATCCAGATGGCCGTGCACCTGCCCAAGGAGCTGGTGGTAAGCTCGGTGGGAAGCACGTTCACCTTCGGGGCCTGA
- a CDS encoding hydroxymethylglutaryl-CoA lyase, whose protein sequence is MKLPKRVTICEVGTRDGFQIEPDFIPTEAKIEVVNKLAATGLPRIEVTSFVSPKAVPQLKDAEAVMAGIARRPGTRYSALVPNDKGAVRAVDAGVDDIHTVVSASESHNLANVNMSIAESLVKLKATAEVAHRAGKPVYSGISCSFGCPFEGDVPVAQLESVVARLVEMGAKGIGLADTTGMANPAQVGRVLEHLMPRFPGVEWTLHTHDTRAMAIPNILAAMEIGVTHFDGSIGGLGGCPFAPGASGNVCTEDLVHCLWAMGVETGIDLDALIGVSKRVQEIVGRVLPGQIVKAGAWSRRYPLPDGVKERLATR, encoded by the coding sequence ATGAAACTTCCCAAGCGCGTGACGATCTGCGAGGTGGGGACGCGAGACGGGTTCCAGATCGAGCCCGACTTCATTCCCACCGAGGCCAAGATCGAGGTCGTGAACAAGCTCGCGGCCACCGGCCTGCCGCGCATCGAGGTGACCTCGTTCGTCTCACCCAAGGCCGTGCCCCAGCTCAAGGACGCCGAAGCCGTGATGGCGGGAATCGCTCGGCGGCCGGGGACGCGCTACTCCGCGCTGGTCCCCAATGACAAGGGCGCCGTGCGCGCGGTCGACGCGGGGGTGGACGACATCCACACAGTGGTCTCGGCGAGCGAGAGCCACAATCTCGCCAACGTCAACATGTCGATCGCCGAGTCGCTCGTCAAGCTCAAGGCCACCGCGGAAGTGGCCCATCGCGCGGGCAAGCCCGTCTACTCCGGCATCTCCTGCTCCTTCGGCTGTCCCTTCGAGGGCGACGTGCCCGTGGCCCAGCTCGAGTCCGTGGTCGCGCGCCTCGTGGAGATGGGGGCCAAGGGCATCGGCCTCGCCGACACCACGGGCATGGCGAACCCCGCGCAGGTCGGGCGCGTGCTCGAGCACCTGATGCCGCGCTTCCCCGGCGTCGAGTGGACGCTGCACACCCACGACACGCGCGCCATGGCCATCCCGAACATCCTGGCCGCCATGGAGATCGGCGTGACCCACTTCGACGGCTCCATCGGCGGCCTGGGCGGCTGTCCCTTCGCGCCGGGGGCCTCGGGCAATGTCTGCACCGAGGACCTCGTGCACTGCCTCTGGGCCATGGGCGTGGAGACGGGCATCGATCTCGACGCGCTCATCGGCGTGTCGAAGCGGGTGCAGGAGATCGTCGGACGCGTGCTGCCCGGCCAGATCGTCAAGGCGGGCGCGTGGAGCCGGCGCTATCCCCTTCCCGACGGCGTGAAGGAGCGCCTGGCCACCAGATGA
- a CDS encoding class I SAM-dependent methyltransferase has product MDRAVTEWHIPVIGKEKGRVIRRLLARHKPTHGIEVGSLFGYSAILIAANMARGGHLTCVEQNPFLASLAQSNADHAGLKGRVKVVVGDALRVLPFLRGPVDFVLIDAKKEDYLDYLKALEPRLVKNALVIADNTGVYRREVMPYLTHVRNGAYASRELDFGFDCMEVSTYRG; this is encoded by the coding sequence ATGGACCGCGCCGTCACCGAGTGGCACATCCCGGTGATCGGCAAGGAGAAGGGTCGCGTCATCCGGCGGCTCCTGGCCCGGCACAAGCCCACGCACGGCATCGAGGTGGGCTCGCTCTTCGGCTACTCGGCCATTCTCATCGCGGCCAATATGGCGCGCGGCGGGCATCTCACCTGCGTCGAGCAGAATCCCTTCCTCGCGAGCCTCGCCCAGTCCAATGCCGATCACGCGGGGCTCAAGGGCCGCGTCAAGGTCGTGGTGGGCGACGCCCTCCGCGTCCTGCCCTTCCTGCGCGGGCCCGTCGACTTCGTGCTCATCGACGCCAAGAAGGAGGACTACCTCGACTACCTCAAGGCCCTCGAGCCGCGGCTCGTCAAGAACGCGCTGGTGATCGCCGACAATACCGGGGTCTACCGCCGCGAAGTCATGCCCTACCTGACCCACGTCCGCAACGGCGCGTACGCGAGCCGGGAGCTCGATTTCGGCTTCGACTGCATGGAAGTCTCGACGTACCGCGGGTAG
- a CDS encoding DinB family protein: MPTREDYLRLPLERRLARLAGTADELAGAIRERSAAQLSRRPGATNWSATEIICHLRDIEELCILRFHTMLVMEDPAVFVVGAPPGDPARWGIAGEVPFPLDPRRWVDDRQYSRSDARQALAAFGRRRREVLALLHSLTSEQWKRGSIHPAHGRVTFEEWTAGMAGHDDNHLDQLGRALDGRA, from the coding sequence ATGCCCACGCGAGAGGACTATCTGCGCCTGCCGCTCGAGCGGCGGCTCGCGCGCCTGGCCGGCACCGCTGACGAGCTCGCGGGGGCGATCCGCGAGCGAAGCGCCGCCCAGCTCTCCCGGCGCCCCGGCGCGACGAACTGGTCGGCCACGGAGATCATCTGCCATCTTCGCGACATCGAGGAGCTCTGCATCCTCCGCTTTCACACCATGCTCGTGATGGAAGACCCCGCCGTCTTCGTCGTGGGAGCTCCGCCCGGCGATCCCGCGCGCTGGGGTATAGCCGGCGAGGTGCCCTTCCCCCTCGATCCCCGCCGGTGGGTAGACGACCGCCAGTACTCCCGCTCCGACGCGCGCCAGGCCCTGGCCGCCTTCGGCCGCAGGCGGCGCGAGGTGCTGGCCCTGCTCCACTCGCTCACCTCCGAGCAATGGAAGCGGGGGAGCATTCATCCGGCTCATGGTCGCGTGACGTTCGAAGAATGGACGGCGGGCATGGCCGGCCACGATGACAATCACCTCGATCAGCTGGGGCGCGCTCTCGACGGGAGGGCCTGA
- a CDS encoding DinB family protein has translation MPTRAEYQAMSIGLRMERLRRTPDELATAIAGKSDAALGRRPAERQWSPTEIICHLRDVEELFRIRFHTILALDEPQILTFSAQPAALAVWGIGGRVGHPLDPDRWAEERQYARSDPNQALTAFRRQRTETVVLLESLTDAQWLRGGIHLRLGRLTLGDWAASLAGHDDNHLDQLTRAIDGRA, from the coding sequence GTGCCCACCAGGGCGGAGTACCAGGCGATGTCGATCGGGCTGCGCATGGAACGGCTCCGGCGGACGCCTGACGAGCTCGCGACGGCGATTGCGGGCAAATCCGATGCCGCCCTCGGGAGGCGGCCGGCGGAGCGGCAATGGTCGCCCACGGAGATCATCTGTCATCTTCGCGACGTGGAAGAGCTGTTCCGGATCCGCTTCCACACCATCCTCGCCCTGGACGAGCCGCAGATCCTGACGTTCAGTGCCCAACCCGCCGCCCTCGCGGTCTGGGGCATCGGCGGCCGGGTAGGGCACCCTCTCGACCCCGATCGATGGGCCGAGGAGCGCCAGTACGCGCGGAGTGATCCGAACCAGGCGCTCACCGCCTTCCGGCGTCAGCGCACGGAGACCGTTGTCCTCCTGGAGTCGCTTACCGACGCGCAGTGGCTCCGGGGCGGCATCCACCTCCGGCTCGGTCGGTTGACTCTCGGGGACTGGGCGGCGAGCCTCGCCGGGCACGACGACAATCACCTCGATCAGCTCACGCGCGCGATCGATGGCCGGGCCTGA
- a CDS encoding GNAT family N-acetyltransferase, with product MAGPEGHRVEPLTEAQLPSCRAALVALLRDVVDGGASVGFLPPLAETEAGTYWDSVAGALRGGGRRLWIARGPGDIIGTVQLDLAGQVNGRHRAEVIRLMVHRRARQQGIGRALMEAAETEARRLGRTTLVLDTRQGDPSERLYRKLGWQLGGTIPRYARSADGTLHTTAFYYKLL from the coding sequence ATGGCCGGGCCTGAGGGTCACCGGGTCGAGCCGCTCACGGAGGCGCAGCTGCCGTCCTGCCGAGCTGCTCTCGTCGCCCTGCTCCGCGACGTGGTGGATGGCGGCGCCTCGGTCGGCTTCCTGCCTCCCCTCGCCGAGACGGAAGCGGGCACGTACTGGGACAGCGTGGCCGGGGCGCTCCGCGGCGGCGGCCGGCGCCTCTGGATCGCGCGCGGCCCCGGAGACATCATCGGTACCGTGCAGCTCGATCTGGCGGGGCAGGTCAATGGCCGCCATCGCGCCGAGGTGATCAGGCTCATGGTCCACCGGAGGGCGCGACAGCAGGGCATCGGGCGCGCGCTCATGGAAGCCGCGGAGACCGAAGCGCGCCGTCTTGGGCGGACGACCCTGGTCCTCGACACTCGCCAGGGCGACCCATCCGAGCGGCTCTACCGTAAATTGGGCTGGCAGCTCGGCGGAACGATCCCGCGCTACGCGCGCAGCGCTGACGGCACGCTCCACACGACCGCCTTCTACTACAAGCTTCTCTAG